The DNA sequence TCGAAGGCGGCCTTGCCGGTGGGGGCCGTGGTGCCCCTCGGGTGGGCGTAGGTGACGGCGAAGGAGAAGGCCGCCTTGCCGGTCAGGGCCGGCTTGGGCGGGTAGGCGCCGGTCGGGGAGGTGATCACGCCGGTGCCGAGGGCGGGGCCCGCGGTGCGGTCGTAGGCGATCAGCTCGGGGAGCGTGGCGCTGTCCGTCGCGCCGTCGTCGTCCTTGACCGTGATCACCGGGCGGTGGATGCCGGCCTTGGTGTAGGTGTGCTGGGCCCGGCACGTTGTGCCGGCGACCGTGCCGGTCGTCGGTTCGGTGCCGTCCTTCCAGTCGACGGTGCAGGTGTGGGTGTCCCGGGCACCCGGGTCGCCGAAGGCGGCGGTCAGGGCGGTCCGCCTGCCGGTCGGCACGGCGGCGGTGGGGCCGGTCGTCGAGGTGATCGCGGGGGCCGCGTTGGCGACGGTCACGGCGGCGGTGTCGCTGCTGCGGCCGCCCGTCAGGGTGACCTTGTAGGTGCCGTCGTCCGAGCAGGTGAGCGTGGTCCGGGCGGCCGTGGCGTCGCCGAGTGTGCAGGGGGCTCCCTCCCCCACCGCCCACTTCGGGGTGGCCGCGCCGGAGAACGTGCCGTTCAGCGGGATGGCGTCGCCCTCCTTGCCGTTGCCGTCCGGACCGGCGTGGACGACGGTCACCGGGTCGATGCCGGTCAGGGTGGGCACGACCTTCTCGATCAGGCCGTCGGCGTCGAACTCCAGCTTGTCGACGGTCGTTTCGCGGTGCGTACCGTCACCTCCGGGGATCGCGAAGCGGTGGTAGGCGATGTACCAGTCGTCGGTGTTCGGGACGTGCACGACCGAGTGGTGGCCGGGGCCCTTGATGCCGAGGGAGAGGTCCTTCTCCAGGATCACGCCGTGCCTGGTCCACGGGCCGGTGGGCGACGGGCCGGTGGCGTAGGCGACGCGGTAGTTCTCGTCGCGGGTGTCGTTCTCCGACCACATGAAGTAGTAGGTGCCGGCGCGCTTGATGACGAAGGTGCCCTCGTTGTAGCCGCTCGGCGTGATGTCCGTGACCTTCGAGGTGTCGATGGACGTCATGCCGTCGTTGAGCGGCGCGACGTACGCGCGGCCGTTGCCCCAGTACAGGTACGACTGACCGTCGTCGTCCGTGAAGACGGCCGGGTCGATCATCTGGCCCCTGTAGTCGCCCGCCTTGAGCAGCGGCTTGCCCAGCGCGTCCTTGAACGGTCCCGTCGGCGAGTCGGACACCGCGACACCGATGTTGGCGTCGGCACAGTAGTAGAAGTAGTACTTCCCGTCCTTCTCGGCGATCGTCGGCGCCCAGGCCCTGCTGTCCGCCCAGGACACGTCCGGACCGAGGTCGAGGATGACGCCGTGGTCCTTCCAGTGGACCAGGTCGGTGGAGGAGTACGCCTTGAACTGCGTACCGCTCCAGCCCTCGAAGCCGTCGGTCGTCGGGTACAGGTAGAAGGTGTCGCCGAAGCGGACGATGTTCGGGTCGGCGTTCAGGCCGGGCAGCACCGGGCTCCTCATGACGAGCGCCGAGACCGACCAGGTGCGCTTCTTGCCGTCGGAGCCCGTCACCTCGTACGTCACCGGCTTGCTGAAGTCCTGCACGCTGCCGGAGGCGGGGCTGATCGCGGCGCCGTGGGCCAGGGTGAACTCCGGGGCGAGGGCGGTGAGATCGGTGCCCTCCTTCATCGGCAGCGTGATCGTGCTGCCGGAGTTGTCGACGAGCGCGTCGACCTTCAGCGACGGGACGGTCACCGTGGCGATGCCGGCCGTGTTGCCGCTGAGCTCCATGACCTGGGCGGCGGTGAGGGCCCGGTCGTAGACGCGGAAGTCGTCGACCTCGCCGCCGAAGTACGGGTCGGCCGCATACAGGGACCTGCCGATGTAGCCGCTGTGGTCCTTGTTCGCGTCGTACAGCTCGGACGGCTTGACGGTGGTCGTCGTGCGGGCCGCCTCGATGCCGTCCACGTAGAGGACCATCGTCCCGGTCGGACCGTCGAGGGTGACGGTGACGTGCCGCCACTCGCCCGGCGTGAGCTGCGAGCCCGCCGTCAGCTTCGACTCCGCCGACCAACTCGCCTTCGTGATCGCCGAGTAGAGGCTGGAGACGCCGTTGGACGGGGTGGCGAAGAGGTACTTGTCGCTGTCGGGCCCGAGGCCGAACAGCCACTGGAAGTTGCCGCCGCCCTTCCACTTCGCGTACGTCGAGACGGTCACGCTGTCGGCGTTCTTCAGCACCCCGTTCGGGATGCGGACGTACGGCGAGGTGGTCGAGCTGCTCGATCCGCCGGACATCTTGAACGAGCCGCCGTGCACGCCCGTGCCGAAGTCGGGCGCACGGACGTAGGTGCCGTGGTGGCCGTGGCCGCTGGAGTCACGGGCGATGCTGCCGCCGGTCTCGTCGAAGTCGTAGTGCAGGAGCAGGTCGGCCGGGACGTCCGGGCCCTCCTCCGACACCGTGACCTCGGCGCGGACCGGGAGCGCGGCGCCGTCCGGCAGGCTGCCCGTCACCGTGAAGGTGCCGGCCTGCGCGTACTTCGACTCCGGGACGTCCTCCCAGCTGACGGGGACGGGACGCTCGACGCCGTCGGCGTAGCCGGCGATGACGGTGGCCGGCAGAACGGGTGCCTGCCCGGTCCTGGTCCGCACCTGCACGGCCTCGACGCTCTCGACGAGCTGGTCCGGCTGGTAGGCGCGCAGCAGACGGTCGTACTCGGCCTGGGTGACCGGAAGCACCGTGCCGTGGCGGGGCTTGGCCGGGAGGTCGTAGCCGGCGGACGGGGTCCAGGTGCCGGAGGCGAGGTCGGTCGTCTCGAAGGGGATGTAGCCGCGACCGCCGAACTCGTCGAGGAACGCGTACCACTTGTCCTCGGTGTTCGACTTGAACACCAGCGGCCCCTCGGCGGCGTTCATCGCACCCTTGCCGATGCCCTCGGCGACGGCGTCCCAGGACGGGTTCAGGAGCGAGTCGCTCCTCTCTTCGAAGATGAACTTGCTGTTGGGGGTGGAGGAGGAGTTGTTCCGCTCGTCCTTGGAGAGACGGAAGTACGTCCCGTCGTGCTGGATCACCGTGGAGTCGATGACGGAGTAGCCGCGGTCGATCCAGACCTTGGGCTCGCTGAAGGAGTAGAAGTCGCGGGTGGTCGCGTACATCATGCGGTTGTACGTGTCGCCGGAGTGCGCCTCGTTGTCGTACAGCTTCGACGCCCAGAAGACGACGTACTCGCCGCGCTGCGCGTCGTAGAACGCCTCCGGCGCCCAGGTGTTGCCCGCGCTGTCCGGTGAGACCTTGACGAGGCGCTGGTTCGTCCAGTGGACGAGGTCGGTGGACTCCCACACCATGACGGACTTGCTGCCGGTGCGCTGGGCGGCGTCCCAGTCGCCGTTGCCGTAGATCCTGAGGTCGGTGGCGATCTGGTAGAACTTGTCGCCCTCGGGGGAGCGGATGATGAACGGGTCGCGCAGGCCCTTCTCGCCGAGCGTGGAGGTCAGGACGGGCTTGCCGTCGTTCAACTCCCGCCAGTGCAGCGGGTCGTCGCCCTTGCTCAGGGCCGCGTAGAGCTGCTCGCCGTCGGCCGTGCCCTCTCCGGTGAAGTAGCTGAACATGTAGCCCTTGAGGGCCTCCTGCTTCGGCAGCTCGGGCACGTCCGCGGTGAAGGTGCGGGTCGCCTTCGCCTGGCCCTTGGTGACGGTGGC is a window from the Streptomyces sp. NBC_00299 genome containing:
- a CDS encoding family 43 glycosylhydrolase; translated protein: MPYIARVRVRARRLAGRLAGLTAASLLLGLTAPALPAQAAQTAEAAEAAEITNGLALWYKLDATSGSTVTDASGNNRTGAVSGAADWSGTGQGLAFNGSDTYVKVPNDVMKGMDAITVALDVQIDSAQTTPYFLYGFGNSSGGSGNGYLFTTGNSLRTSLATGNWSTEQTTRPADSHNLTRSVWKHVTYTQTGTTGVLYEDGVEVGRSTSVTITPASIGAGTTTANYIGKSVYSDDKLFKGRIRDFRVYDRALAGSEVEQLALPVAAQGVADDKAALNLGDTDAVTADLDLPRTGTAGGSAISWASDNPGVVSGSGAVTRPSAGEPAAHATLTATLRKGTVTDTRSFDITVLPAFDDRTSAEQAAEALTVHNLDDVRGNLTLPATGSYGTDVTWSSAKPDVVSADGLVHRPAHGAGATTVELTATVTKGQAKATRTFTADVPELPKQEALKGYMFSYFTGEGTADGEQLYAALSKGDDPLHWRELNDGKPVLTSTLGEKGLRDPFIIRSPEGDKFYQIATDLRIYGNGDWDAAQRTGSKSVMVWESTDLVHWTNQRLVKVSPDSAGNTWAPEAFYDAQRGEYVVFWASKLYDNEAHSGDTYNRMMYATTRDFYSFSEPKVWIDRGYSVIDSTVIQHDGTYFRLSKDERNNSSSTPNSKFIFEERSDSLLNPSWDAVAEGIGKGAMNAAEGPLVFKSNTEDKWYAFLDEFGGRGYIPFETTDLASGTWTPSAGYDLPAKPRHGTVLPVTQAEYDRLLRAYQPDQLVESVEAVQVRTRTGQAPVLPATVIAGYADGVERPVPVSWEDVPESKYAQAGTFTVTGSLPDGAALPVRAEVTVSEEGPDVPADLLLHYDFDETGGSIARDSSGHGHHGTYVRAPDFGTGVHGGSFKMSGGSSSSTTSPYVRIPNGVLKNADSVTVSTYAKWKGGGNFQWLFGLGPDSDKYLFATPSNGVSSLYSAITKASWSAESKLTAGSQLTPGEWRHVTVTLDGPTGTMVLYVDGIEAARTTTTVKPSELYDANKDHSGYIGRSLYAADPYFGGEVDDFRVYDRALTAAQVMELSGNTAGIATVTVPSLKVDALVDNSGSTITLPMKEGTDLTALAPEFTLAHGAAISPASGSVQDFSKPVTYEVTGSDGKKRTWSVSALVMRSPVLPGLNADPNIVRFGDTFYLYPTTDGFEGWSGTQFKAYSSTDLVHWKDHGVILDLGPDVSWADSRAWAPTIAEKDGKYYFYYCADANIGVAVSDSPTGPFKDALGKPLLKAGDYRGQMIDPAVFTDDDGQSYLYWGNGRAYVAPLNDGMTSIDTSKVTDITPSGYNEGTFVIKRAGTYYFMWSENDTRDENYRVAYATGPSPTGPWTRHGVILEKDLSLGIKGPGHHSVVHVPNTDDWYIAYHRFAIPGGDGTHRETTVDKLEFDADGLIEKVVPTLTGIDPVTVVHAGPDGNGKEGDAIPLNGTFSGAATPKWAVGEGAPCTLGDATAARTTLTCSDDGTYKVTLTGGRSSDTAAVTVANAAPAITSTTGPTAAVPTGRRTALTAAFGDPGARDTHTCTVDWKDGTEPTTGTVAGTTCRAQHTYTKAGIHRPVITVKDDDGATDSATLPELIAYDRTAGPALGTGVITSPTGAYPPKPALTGKAAFSFAVTYAHPRGTTAPTGKAAFDFGPARLKFRSTASDWLVIIGDQAVYQGSGTVNGNAGYAFRITATDGPDTFRIRIWKKSTGETLYDNTTATKPTGFITVGNGRR